One genomic window of Williamwhitmania sp. includes the following:
- the murB gene encoding UDP-N-acetylmuramate dehydrogenase, protein MKEYKSCSLKPYNTFGIEAEATRLIILETETEILSLSEVLNSNEPRLILGGGSNILLTNNFEGNVIAPWFKGIEIVEDKADGVKVKVAAGEEWDSFVEWACQRNYWGIENLSLIPGKVGASPIQNIGAYGVEVKDVIESVTFFEIEKGAFRTLTNQQCQFGYRNSIFKQELKGKIIVTSVTFKLSKEPKPILHYANLQDLAGVSPTTMAIRKVVIGIRESKLPNPKITGNAGSFFKNPVIDEKLFNKLKATYPDIPSYPSEGGTVKIPAGWLIEKGGWKGKTVGNVGVHAKQALVIVNYGGATGEAIIGLAKEVQRTIKNQFGIELEMEVNAI, encoded by the coding sequence AGCAGAAGCCACTAGACTGATTATACTGGAAACAGAAACGGAAATACTGTCGTTATCGGAGGTGCTAAATTCAAATGAGCCTAGGCTTATTTTAGGAGGTGGAAGCAACATCCTTCTTACAAATAATTTTGAGGGTAACGTAATAGCCCCTTGGTTTAAGGGAATCGAAATTGTAGAAGATAAGGCTGATGGTGTGAAGGTAAAGGTCGCAGCAGGGGAAGAGTGGGACAGTTTTGTGGAGTGGGCTTGCCAAAGGAACTACTGGGGCATTGAAAATCTTTCGCTCATCCCCGGTAAAGTTGGCGCATCTCCCATCCAAAATATTGGTGCTTACGGGGTGGAAGTCAAAGATGTAATTGAATCGGTAACCTTTTTTGAAATAGAGAAAGGTGCATTTAGAACCCTTACGAACCAGCAGTGCCAATTTGGCTATAGGAACAGCATTTTCAAGCAAGAGCTCAAGGGGAAAATCATAGTCACCTCTGTAACTTTCAAGTTGAGTAAAGAACCCAAACCTATTCTTCACTACGCTAACCTACAGGATCTAGCAGGAGTATCGCCCACCACTATGGCCATTCGAAAGGTTGTGATAGGCATCCGGGAGTCGAAACTCCCCAACCCGAAAATTACTGGCAACGCAGGTAGCTTTTTCAAAAATCCGGTAATCGACGAAAAACTATTCAACAAACTAAAAGCAACCTATCCCGATATTCCCTCCTACCCAAGTGAAGGAGGAACTGTAAAAATTCCAGCGGGATGGCTAATTGAAAAAGGAGGATGGAAAGGTAAAACTGTTGGGAATGTAGGGGTTCACGCTAAGCAGGCCTTGGTTATTGTGAACTATGGAGGGGCAACGGGAGAGGCGATTATTGGGCTGGCCAAGGAAGTACAGCGCACCATCAAAAACCAGTTTGGCATTGAGCTAGAGATGGAAGTCAACGCAATATAA